The following proteins are encoded in a genomic region of Mahella australiensis 50-1 BON:
- a CDS encoding glycosyl hydrolase family 18 protein has protein sequence MRDFLKGKRCMVWSFMGNARMYEALRDYGDRFDTVGIFTFEVDATGTITETGTSISSMLPYIQKWPHIKWLLTIMNHGIANIFTALRNNENGAKDKFLTEIIRIMNKYPWCAGVDIDLERGGGYENKDAANALFRDIYNTVKSYDATKLVNICLPGMTGVQGSVGGENWCVYADLNDYCDTAAIMSYGMAWAGSAPGPVSPRDWLEGIYDYAVSVMSPDKIFMGLPAYGWNWRIHDTPENLGITYRGVSNTYYAAKYWMTGVYNFTGDAPPQPFIPIVAYWDDYNKVPWALPHVYDYMEGWDAISWEYPLLKGVYNRRRYLTSYGKEPKAEFGTIYIDRNGVPDEYEGNVIITDEMASLGDDQASAEYRFEIREAGYYDIAVQLCFPYWDKNAIIVSLDGESKTFSENRLWWPYWRRVCWLTLAKGVFLQEGTHAVSISGGVPGVQFYGFRVCSGFSEYPFAGEASFMLSPRRFKDVNGVMVEPDRGFKLTFEMLRRKPDSTLIWYEDFRDRNILPENYWTVLDGEWDVWQEPDSTESRPYSQLEGYGKLAWKYDGFSDIHIRARLAFPQNSSGRAGVFLGDIFCCLNYDTQRVELYQGNSLLGSYSTSFSKTVDADLRANPNMYTIEMRKRGNKVRVYSGAASTLRFTVNVIGGSGYAGYCSDNRTVCELLRLGDAWVYEPYERFDVELPDGTITSFGRLARTGVTWDDEFQVFSVNSDVEESITRSEDISMDYDFFHSQLLALSCGNDYEVKIIPKDINIWISRLFLGDADGFSILYYQDVDSLVYWANEAAYRWKLRGIAIWSLGQEDMRLWEALPKQI, from the coding sequence GTGAGGGATTTCTTAAAAGGCAAACGTTGCATGGTGTGGAGTTTTATGGGAAATGCCCGAATGTATGAAGCACTTAGAGACTACGGCGACCGATTTGATACGGTAGGCATTTTTACTTTTGAGGTTGACGCAACAGGCACAATCACTGAAACCGGTACCAGCATCAGCAGCATGCTACCGTATATTCAGAAATGGCCGCACATTAAGTGGCTGCTCACTATTATGAATCATGGAATAGCCAATATTTTTACTGCACTTCGCAACAACGAAAACGGTGCAAAGGATAAGTTTCTTACTGAAATCATCCGAATCATGAACAAGTATCCATGGTGCGCTGGGGTAGATATTGACCTGGAGCGCGGCGGCGGTTATGAAAACAAGGATGCGGCGAATGCACTATTTAGGGATATATACAATACAGTTAAGTCTTATGATGCAACAAAGCTTGTCAACATCTGCCTGCCTGGTATGACCGGCGTTCAAGGCTCGGTGGGCGGTGAAAACTGGTGTGTTTATGCCGATCTTAACGACTATTGCGATACCGCCGCCATCATGAGCTATGGCATGGCATGGGCGGGCTCTGCTCCCGGCCCAGTATCTCCTCGTGACTGGCTTGAGGGCATATATGATTATGCTGTTTCCGTTATGTCACCCGATAAGATATTCATGGGGTTGCCTGCTTATGGCTGGAACTGGAGGATTCATGATACACCTGAAAACCTTGGAATAACCTATCGAGGGGTGTCTAATACCTACTATGCGGCAAAATACTGGATGACTGGGGTTTACAATTTCACAGGCGATGCACCGCCCCAGCCGTTTATTCCAATTGTGGCTTACTGGGATGACTATAACAAAGTACCTTGGGCTCTTCCTCATGTATATGACTATATGGAAGGGTGGGATGCTATATCCTGGGAATATCCGCTGCTAAAAGGGGTTTATAACAGGCGAAGATATTTGACAAGCTATGGCAAGGAGCCGAAAGCGGAGTTCGGAACCATTTATATTGACAGGAACGGAGTTCCGGATGAATACGAAGGAAATGTCATTATTACTGATGAGATGGCCTCACTTGGAGATGACCAGGCGTCAGCAGAGTACCGTTTTGAGATAAGAGAAGCGGGATATTACGATATTGCAGTACAGCTTTGCTTTCCTTACTGGGACAAAAATGCGATTATCGTTTCCCTTGATGGTGAATCAAAGACTTTCAGCGAGAACCGTTTATGGTGGCCATACTGGAGAAGAGTTTGCTGGTTGACACTTGCAAAAGGTGTATTTCTCCAAGAGGGAACGCATGCTGTCAGCATAAGCGGTGGTGTGCCGGGAGTCCAGTTTTACGGTTTTAGGGTTTGCAGTGGATTTTCGGAGTATCCCTTTGCCGGTGAAGCCAGCTTTATGCTCTCTCCTCGTCGGTTCAAGGATGTAAATGGTGTGATGGTTGAGCCGGATCGAGGTTTTAAACTGACCTTTGAAATGTTGCGAAGAAAACCCGACTCGACGCTTATTTGGTATGAAGATTTTCGGGACAGGAACATCCTGCCTGAAAATTACTGGACTGTGTTGGACGGCGAATGGGATGTTTGGCAAGAGCCAGACAGCACAGAAAGTCGCCCATATTCCCAGCTCGAGGGATATGGCAAACTTGCATGGAAATACGACGGGTTTTCCGACATCCATATCCGGGCAAGGCTGGCTTTCCCTCAAAATAGCAGTGGACGGGCTGGGGTGTTCCTTGGGGATATTTTCTGCTGCTTAAACTATGACACGCAAAGAGTCGAGCTTTATCAAGGTAATTCCTTGCTTGGTAGCTATTCCACCAGTTTCTCAAAAACTGTAGATGCCGATCTTCGTGCTAATCCGAATATGTATACTATAGAGATGCGAAAACGCGGCAATAAAGTAAGAGTATATTCTGGTGCAGCTTCAACCCTGCGTTTCACAGTGAATGTAATCGGTGGTAGTGGTTATGCAGGGTACTGCTCGGACAACCGGACGGTATGCGAGCTGCTGCGGCTGGGCGATGCGTGGGTATATGAACCATACGAGCGTTTTGATGTGGAACTCCCGGATGGAACTATAACCAGCTTTGGCAGGCTTGCTCGCACTGGTGTCACGTGGGATGATGAATTTCAGGTGTTTTCAGTAAATAGCGATGTGGAGGAATCGATAACTCGCAGTGAGGACATTTCGATGGATTATGACTTCTTCCACTCACAACTTTTGGCTCTTTCTTGCGGTAATGACTATGAAGTAAAGATTATACCGAAAGACATCAATATTTGGATATCCCGTCTCTTCCTCGGAGATGCAGATGGTTTTTCTATTCTGTATTATCAGGATGTGGACAGCCTTGTTTACTGGGCAAACGAAGCGGCTTATCGATGGAAACTGCGAGGTATAGCCATCTGGTCTCTTGGGCAGGAGGATATGCGGTTGTGGGAGGCGCTTCCGAAGCAAATATAG